The sequence GACCGACCAGACCACGCCGCAGGCTGCTGCTCCACCTCCCAGCTCACTCCCCAGTGACGGTGGCTGGGGCGGCTATGGCGGAGGCTCCAGCGCGCCATACAGCGCTCCAGATCTCAGCTCGGGCGGCTTCCAGGACGCGCCAGCAGGTCACCACGGCGGTGCTAGCGCCCCGTCTGGACTGAGCGGCTCCCTCGGTCGGCTTCCAGGCGGATCTGGCAACGAAGAGATCATTACCATCACCGCCATCGCCGAGAAGGAAGGCCTGTTCATGTTCCAACACCGCAACTACGAAGTCGGGAGCAACCGCCGTGCGAACAAGGTCGTCCGCAGATACAGTGACTTTGTCTGGTTACTCGACTGCCTGCACAAGCGCTTTCCCTTTAGGCAGCTGCCTCTGTTACCTCCCAAGAGAGTCGGCAGTGAGTAACCATCCAGTCCCTGTTACGATAGATGTTGAAAGTTCTTAGTCAATGGCAACCCTATAGCCGCTGATGCGAGCTTCCTCGAGAAACGAAGGAAAGGCTTGGTCCGCTTTACAAATGCGCTTGTTCGCCACCCTGTTCTTGCGCAAGAGCAGCTCGTCGTCATGTTTCTCACAGTACCTACCGTAAGCCTGCTGGCTGCTCTACCGATCTGCACCGAGCTGACAGAACACAGGAGCTCTCCGTCTGGCGAAAACAGGCGAACCTGTCCGTTCAAGAAGAATTCACCGGCAAGACTCTGCCGCCAGACCTCGAGGACTCTCTCCCCAAGACCCTCCCCGAACTCAGCGATACAGTCCGGTCGGGTGTGCGTCGAAGCGCGGAAACCTACATCCACCTCTGCAGCATGATGGAGCGACTCACAAGACGCAACGAAGGTATGGCTGCTGAATACCTCCGCTTCTCGCAAGCCCTCGGCTCCCTTACAGAAATCTCACAAGAGACGTACGCTGTTGATACCAATGACGTCCCGCTGCTGAACGAGGGCCTGAAGTCGACAGCTAGACATTTGGATCAGTCGAAACAGCTGCTCGAAGACGAGGCACGGGGATGGGAGGAAGGTGTGCTCGAGGATCTCAAGAGGCAACGAGACGCACTGGTCAGTCTACGGGACATGTTTGATCGCCGGGACAAGTATGCAAAGGACAACATCCCAGCGCTTGAGAGGCGGATAGCCAACAACGAGACGAAGCTGCAGAACATCAGAAACAAGCCAGCCGAGTTGATCAAGCCCGGCGAAGCGGAGAAGGTGGAAGACGCCATTTCCAGGGTAAGTCGAGCATTCAGCCCATCTGTGCGTACAGGCTCAGGCTGACTCTTCACAGGACAAGGACTCGATCGTCCAACAACACGCCCGCGGCGTTTTCATCAAGGAATGCATACGCGACGAACTCGTCTACTTCCAAAAGAGCCAGTACCACGTCTCGCGGCTCCACCAGGAATGGAGTCAAGAGCGCGTCAAGTATGCGGAGCTGCAGGCAGACAACTGGAGAGCGTTGAGCGAGGAGGTGGAGAGCATGCCTACAGCGGACTAGGAAGCCGAGGTGGTTCAGGACTCGGATGAACTGCCTCTTGCCGTGTTGAGAGAGCGTTTGCTAGCGAGCGCCGTGTGAGGCGTGCGGGTGGTGCAAGCAGGACGGCGTGGTTTGTACATGTTTGCGATGCATCTCTGGGGGAAGGGTCGGTAGGTGTATATATCCTCATCGTTGGTTGACTTGGTGGGATGGGAATTTGCAAGATTGGTGTCGTGCACCTTGTATGATTTTCTTCTCCGCTTGCCCTCGATCGTGTGCTTCACAACTACGAGTGTTCGAAATGGACCGAGGAGTCGGGAAGTGGGAACTGCGGAGGACATGGCTGGCCATTGTCAAGATCGAGCGAGGGTGCCATGGCCATTGACAAAATCGAGCGAGGGTGCCATGGTCATTGACAAAATCGAGCGAGGGTGCCATGGTCATTGTCAAAATCGAGCGAGGCGGTGCCATGACGCGGGTTGTTGAGCTAGGACCAAACCGCGAGACGCGCCTGCACCAAGCTCCCCGCAACATCACAGCTGCCATTGAGCTCGACGCGCCTGTACCAAGCTCCCCTCAACATCACAGCTGCCATTGAGCTCGACGCGCCTGTACCAAGCTCCCCTCAACATCACAGCTGCCATTGAGCTCGACGCGCCTTTGCCCTCGGCCTTGCTACTTTCCTGCCAACCCACCACGCCACACAGCGCGCAAGCACCATGAGCGCGGCAGTTGCGGCGTCTGAGGCCGGCGACGCCCCCTCGGCGAGCGCGCGACGCAAGTCCGGACGCGTGACGAAGAAGCCCGAAAAGTTCACGCCGGGCGCCAGTCCCACGGGAAGCAGCAAGAGGAAGCGTggcgacgacaacgacaacgacaacgacaacgacaacgacagcgacagcggACCAGACGCGGACGAAACATCGTCGGAAGAGGACGACGAGAGCACCGAGGGCGAGCCAGACGAAGAGGAACTGAGGGAGCGGCGGCGCAGGACCAAGGGCAAAACGCCTGCAAAACGCCCCGCGccgaagaaggcaaagaccAATGGAAAGAGCGTCACGCTGGCGATGCGCCCCGCCACAGGCGCGCCCAGGAAAGCAAGCCGGCCGCGCAAAGCACCTGTGCGCAAGAGCATTCTGGCTGCACACGAGACGGAAGGGCTCTACGGTAAGCATACGGCGAGCATGTGCACGAGCGAGTAGAGCTGACGCGCTGCAGTCGACGTCTTTGCCAGCGGCGACCGCCTCGAGGACATCACGGCGCGCTGGATCGCGCGATTCAACGAGCACGAGGCGCAAGCCGTCGCCGAGATTGTCAACTTCGTACTGCGCGCCGCCGGTTGCAGCCTGCGCATCGACGAAGACGACATCGCCGACCCGGACAACGCGCCGAGTCGCGTCGCAGAGCTCCAGGAAGAGTTCCAGGCGCAAGACGTGACCGAATATCCGCTCATCGCCAAAGCAAAGGACGGCGGCGGCCAGGCGTTCAGACACGCCTTGCACCGCTTCTTCCTCACGCTCGTCCAGAGCATCGCCCAGTCCGGACTCATGTACGAGCACCAGGAGCTGCTCGAGAACACGGCCGTCTGGATTGGCGCCATGTCCTCGAGTGGCAACCGGCCCTTCCGGCACACGGCTACAGTCGCAGCATTGGCCATTACCACAGCGCTCGCCTCGGCAGCCGCAGACATTGTCGAAAACACAGCGAAAAAGATGCGGCAAAGCGAGTCTGAAGCGAACAAGTCGCGCGTCAACAAAGCTCGTGTCTCTGCAGCAAACCAGGAGGTCGACGACTACAACGCGAAGCTCGAGGCCGTCGACGGCGCACTCAATGACTGGTTCAGTCTGGTGTACGTCCACCGATACCGCGACGTGGACCCCCACATCAGAGTGGACTGCGTTGGAGCGCTGGCAGACTGGATCATCACATACCCAGACAAGTTCTTCGACGGCAGCCATCTGCGCTACCTTGGCTGGGTCCTCTCAGATCCAAACTCACCTACACGCGTCGAGGTGCTGCACCAGCTGGCGAGGCTGTTCGGTGACAAAGACAAGCTCGCTGGACTGAAGACGTTTACAGAACGCTTCCGATCCCGAATCGTTGAAATTGCGACTCGAGACGCTGAGAACAATGTGCGTGCCGCGGCTGTCGACCTGCTAGATATCCTGCGTGAGGCTGGCTTCCTCGAGCCAGACGACATTGACTCGGTCGGCAAGCTCATCTTCGATACCGATACCAAGGTGCGCAAGTCGGTCGTGGGCTTCTTTGCTGAGAACGTCAACGCTGCCTACGAGGCCATTGTCGACGATATGGGAGGCCAAGAAGCTCTCGACGAAGCGTTGGGATCACCAGAGGACGAAGAAGATGAGTATCAGAACCCTCGACTGGAGTGGCTGAAGCTCAAGTGTCTCGTTGACCAGCTTCTATCGTATGATGAGGACGACGTAGAGCTACCAACTCAGATTGAGCGCATCTCACATGCAAGTGCAGAACTAGGGTTGGTCGCTGCTGGTGTCGAGTCGCGGTACTCACTAGCTGCTCAGGCGCTGTACGAGGCCGTTCCTGAGATGAGATCGTGGGAAGTGTTGGCGGGTTACCTTCTCTACGATCACACACAAACGGCACAGAACGGCGCCGGCGATGATGCAGAGGCCATGTTACGACAAAACTGCCAGCTTGAGGAGAAGCACGAGACCGTACTACTGGACATCTTGAACGCTGTCGTTCGTCTTCGGTTGCAGCGTCTTGCAGTAGCACAGACAGACAGAAAGAGGACGAAAGCTCAGCGCGAGAGCGACCAGGAAGAGCAGGCAGAGATGGCGAGGAAACTCACATTGCTCATCCCCGATCTGCTGAAGAAGTTTGGTGCGCTGCCCGAGGCTGCAGCACTGTGTCTCCGTCTTGAGCGTGAGCTCAGTCTGGATGTCTTCCAAGAGCTGCGACAGAACGCAGCCTTGACCGCATTACTGGACGATATCAACAAGCAGTTCCTGACACACCACAACGAGCGCGTCCTAATAGAAGCTGTTGGCTCCATATTGCATGCTCAGGAGAATGACGAGCTCAAGGAAGTAATCCGCCTCAAGATCCAAGCGTTGTGGGATGATCTGATCAACACGTTCGACGCACTCCGGCGCGGCAAAGATCTTTCAGCACGAGGTAACC is a genomic window of Ascochyta rabiei chromosome 8, complete sequence containing:
- a CDS encoding Sorting nexin mvp1, which translates into the protein MSLFGDDDVPSRSKPSAGLFDDDDQKAAGKSSSGLFDDGFDANDSPWAFPTPKKGDRGSLVKSLLPASDVPDAYIDAFDALLHAADGAGGSSISMDDVRKLLSASGLPSDTQSQILDVVAQPGQGAAGLGRNEFNVLFALVGLAQEGDDVTLDSVDERKRNLPTPSVPLPNASRPEPPAPAPQEQPPPTPPMPRPLPDQHTPSPGRSRAPFRKQSFGDPEADPWGSPDLHNGHNHNSYPSVPAQTNGTTPHPTPRTTSQFTTHSATDQTTPQAAAPPPSSLPSDGGWGGYGGGSSAPYSAPDLSSGGFQDAPAGHHGGASAPSGLSGSLGRLPGGSGNEEIITITAIAEKEGLFMFQHRNYEVGSNRRANKVVRRYSDFVWLLDCLHKRFPFRQLPLLPPKRVGINGNPIAADASFLEKRRKGLVRFTNALVRHPVLAQEQLVVMFLTVPTELSVWRKQANLSVQEEFTGKTLPPDLEDSLPKTLPELSDTVRSGVRRSAETYIHLCSMMERLTRRNEGMAAEYLRFSQALGSLTEISQETYAVDTNDVPLLNEGLKSTARHLDQSKQLLEDEARGWEEGVLEDLKRQRDALVSLRDMFDRRDKYAKDNIPALERRIANNETKLQNIRNKPAELIKPGEAEKVEDAISRDKDSIVQQHARGVFIKECIRDELVYFQKSQYHVSRLHQEWSQERVKYAELQADNWRALSEEVESMPTAD
- a CDS encoding cohesin complex subunit, yielding MSAAVAASEAGDAPSASARRKSGRVTKKPEKFTPGASPTGSSKRKRGDDNDNDNDNDNDSDSGPDADETSSEEDDESTEGEPDEEELRERRRRTKGKTPAKRPAPKKAKTNGKSVTLAMRPATGAPRKASRPRKAPVRKSILAAHETEGLYVDVFASGDRLEDITARWIARFNEHEAQAVAEIVNFVLRAAGCSLRIDEDDIADPDNAPSRVAELQEEFQAQDVTEYPLIAKAKDGGGQAFRHALHRFFLTLVQSIAQSGLMYEHQELLENTAVWIGAMSSSGNRPFRHTATVAALAITTALASAAADIVENTAKKMRQSESEANKSRVNKARVSAANQEVDDYNAKLEAVDGALNDWFSLVYVHRYRDVDPHIRVDCVGALADWIITYPDKFFDGSHLRYLGWVLSDPNSPTRVEVLHQLARLFGDKDKLAGLKTFTERFRSRIVEIATRDAENNVRAAAVDLLDILREAGFLEPDDIDSVGKLIFDTDTKVRKSVVGFFAENVNAAYEAIVDDMGGQEALDEALGSPEDEEDEYQNPRLEWLKLKCLVDQLLSYDEDDVELPTQIERISHASAELGLVAAGVESRYSLAAQALYEAVPEMRSWEVLAGYLLYDHTQTAQNGAGDDAEAMLRQNCQLEEKHETVLLDILNAVVRLRLQRLAVAQTDRKRTKAQRESDQEEQAEMARKLTLLIPDLLKKFGALPEAAALCLRLERELSLDVFQELRQNAALTALLDDINKQFLTHHNERVLIEAVGSILHAQENDELKEVIRLKIQALWDDLINTFDALRRGKDLSARGNLGENILAGVSNIVLKIAQLSKASDAAVLDQIIVPANSRSKSKKAAPDAPPIVSILQILDRGLPSDDLDADTNEAEDTLVRHAMSLMLTYFAWKCRECLVHIEEGTAMPDDELTTLVGRRDTCLRSLMAMLENRKGADEVRLEAANLLLDIYNMFRSLQTKKSKLSVTPKKAQGRVSRGDEDDTSDDWEALAQDIDTPTVKILMQILTATENNLAKLANKRLEEPDVDDDPIDPDDEPESDDEESEDTRTQEDKQVRLLMAEERLCVFGGRIVHAFLAGSLGGEVGEAAKKRMERNKANLTPTWREVVNHLDVSRTVKKASKKAPVKPAAKAGRSEEIVIESDEEEEEEVEVPGDEIEDEEMADAEPDEQGNDGDENGEAGGDADEESILGD